From Borrelia duttonii Ly, the proteins below share one genomic window:
- a CDS encoding plasmid maintenance protein codes for MKGQKKNINNKYQHKLIVLISTLNYVNSKFKKYNQNKILYYFNNNLSNNGQKKATLKTLQSYLYKLEKEFQVTSNYYRHLGENCGTEIHYKLRFSKKECHYKINKHFKDKKEERFQQRANSYHQQTCTNNGSLKKNGSAEKWECINNKNNKKKKKELKKTERENAQLKKYIKKCEFKDDKYLSILNLETTKEIKIAKLIELKKEENRKEREQNKSKKLVDKRKELEKALAEKKEELEKEGYNEKQLETEIQKAYDKYKDKPHFIVESSKYGDLGQIVKRIKKTVEYKKKGEKEDHEQIRNNIFSILLDQLKNKVEVKVLAPILRNYLSNQVDLKYSQVFNNHYYYEILEMVEGKEHLRIEEYEKIVD; via the coding sequence ATGAAAGGTCAAAAAAAAAACATCAATAATAAATACCAACACAAATTAATTGTATTAATATCAACATTAAATTATGTAAATTCTAAGTTTAAGAAATATAATCAAAATAAAATACTATATTACTTTAATAATAACTTAAGCAATAATGGTCAAAAAAAAGCTACACTCAAAACTCTACAAAGTTATTTATATAAACTAGAAAAAGAATTTCAAGTAACTAGTAACTATTACAGACATTTAGGAGAGAATTGCGGTACTGAAATTCATTATAAACTTAGATTTTCTAAAAAAGAATGTCACTATAAAATCAATAAACATTTTAAAGACAAAAAAGAAGAAAGATTTCAACAACGTGCCAACTCATATCATCAACAAACATGCACTAATAATGGGAGTCTAAAGAAAAATGGGAGTGCAGAAAAATGGGAGTGTATTAATAATAAGAATAATAAAAAAAAGAAGAAAGAACTAAAAAAAACAGAAAGAGAAAATGCACAACTAAAGAAGTATATAAAGAAGTGTGAATTCAAAGATGATAAATATCTCTCAATTTTAAATTTAGAAACAACAAAAGAAATCAAGATAGCAAAGCTAATAGAATTAAAGAAAGAAGAGAATAGAAAAGAAAGAGAACAAAATAAAAGCAAGAAATTAGTAGATAAACGAAAAGAATTAGAAAAAGCATTAGCAGAAAAAAAAGAAGAACTAGAAAAAGAGGGATATAATGAGAAGCAATTAGAAACAGAGATACAAAAAGCGTATGACAAGTATAAAGACAAGCCGCACTTTATCGTAGAGAGTAGTAAATACGGCGATTTAGGGCAGATAGTAAAAAGGATTAAGAAAACAGTTGAATACAAGAAAAAAGGTGAAAAAGAAGACCATGAGCAGATTAGAAATAATATATTTAGTATACTATTAGATCAGTTGAAGAACAAAGTAGAGGTTAAAGTTTTAGCGCCAATTTTAAGAAATTATTTAAGTAATCAGGTTGATTTGAAATATAGCCAAGTATTTAATAATCACTATTATTACGAGATTTTAGAGATGGTAGAAGGCAAGGAACATTTAAGAATAGAGGAGTATGAGAAGATTGTTGACTAA
- a CDS encoding chromosome replication/partitioning protein, which yields MGSKVKNMMIKIKDRIMEDKNQGIVVSDSGYEIMERYKYLKERLVFNFQKEIHNKIENMKILKEIKDNQYYKLDNYKNFEEFTKNYRIAKSQAYDYLRIANALEEKIVEENYIVQNGVQDALIFLRNKEGTKVKKSNRNIIKPLRFQLKTEQAYIYYKAKAKFTSFLLERLFENEKELLDKYETEYGISKK from the coding sequence ATGGGTTCAAAAGTAAAAAATATGATGATAAAGATAAAAGATCGTATTATGGAAGATAAAAATCAAGGTATAGTCGTGTCTGATTCTGGATATGAAATAATGGAACGATATAAATATTTAAAAGAGAGATTGGTATTTAATTTTCAAAAAGAAATACATAACAAAATAGAGAATATGAAAATATTAAAAGAGATAAAGGATAATCAATACTATAAATTAGATAATTATAAAAATTTTGAAGAATTTACTAAAAATTATAGAATTGCAAAAAGTCAAGCTTATGATTATTTAAGAATAGCAAATGCATTAGAAGAGAAAATTGTTGAAGAAAATTATATAGTGCAAAATGGTGTTCAGGATGCATTAATTTTTTTAAGAAATAAAGAAGGAACAAAAGTTAAAAAATCTAATCGTAATATAATAAAACCATTAAGATTTCAGCTTAAAACGGAACAAGCATATATATATTATAAAGCAAAAGCTAAATTTACGAGTTTTCTTTTAGAAAGACTTTTTGAGAATGAGAAAGAACTTTTAGATAAGTATGAAACAGAGTATGGGATATCAAAAAAATAA
- a CDS encoding Mlp family lipoprotein, with protein MYKYLKQVLIYSLILIYSCTDKVKEPTNTQQANYNKNFNTIINGFNKYIEKAREDLNKHEKDKRQLQNYDDYKIAIDKYDKFISWIEDNPDTKKKLDTDFTEAYNCLEQRRAENAPEKTLDEYIRDAIDCTNNPLSCKDTRKKYGTKNNQIFLFFTYNFHTLFHSKNTLKDILVKFKTLDISEVKDKF; from the coding sequence ATGTATAAATATCTAAAACAAGTACTAATTTATAGTCTAATACTAATTTACTCTTGTACAGATAAAGTAAAAGAACCTACAAACACACAACAAGCGAATTACAATAAGAATTTTAATACCATTATTAATGGATTTAACAAATATATAGAAAAAGCAAGAGAAGACTTGAACAAACATGAAAAAGATAAAAGACAACTACAAAATTATGACGACTATAAAATAGCAATAGACAAATATGATAAATTTATTTCTTGGATTGAAGATAATCCCGACACAAAGAAAAAACTAGATACAGATTTTACTGAGGCTTATAATTGTCTAGAGCAAAGAAGAGCAGAAAATGCACCTGAAAAAACTTTAGATGAATATATACGTGATGCCATTGATTGCACAAATAATCCTTTATCATGTAAAGATACAAGGAAAAAATATGGAACTAAAAATAACCAGATATTTTTATTCTTTACATATAATTTCCATACACTATTTCACAGTAAAAACACTCTCAAAGATATATTAGTCAAATTTAAAACACTTGATATTTCAGAAGTAAAAGATAAATTTTGA
- a CDS encoding DUF603 domain-containing protein has translation MNRDMNKVKRAYEDYAMYFEEGRLNNAEIANELCVTRANVSKMRQKWESSKDNPTEFYSDNKVTICKTTLNSILDRVLETNAKARELKSKFSITKSQLGLKFMKVFNNYLELELEDCIEEINLLEREIKMIQNKGNSRELQDKKIKLKDLKREKEDKTMKLCYETMKKLKIPDLDESRFKFGG, from the coding sequence ATGAATAGAGATATGAATAAAGTAAAAAGAGCATATGAAGATTATGCCATGTATTTTGAAGAAGGTCGATTAAATAATGCTGAAATAGCGAATGAGCTTTGTGTTACACGAGCTAATGTAAGTAAAATGAGACAAAAATGGGAAAGTAGTAAAGATAATCCCACAGAGTTTTATAGTGATAATAAAGTAACTATTTGTAAAACTACTCTTAATAGTATCTTAGATCGAGTACTTGAAACCAATGCCAAAGCACGTGAGCTTAAAAGTAAATTTAGTATAACGAAAAGTCAACTTGGACTTAAGTTTATGAAGGTATTTAATAATTATTTAGAATTAGAACTTGAGGATTGTATAGAAGAAATAAATCTATTGGAGAGAGAGATTAAAATGATTCAAAATAAAGGAAATAGTAGAGAACTTCAAGATAAGAAGATTAAGCTTAAAGATTTGAAACGTGAGAAAGAAGATAAAACAATGAAATTATGTTATGAAACAATGAAGAAACTCAAAATTCCAGACTTAGATGAGAGTAGATTTAAGTTTGGAGGATAA
- a CDS encoding ParA family protein: MDKKKTKIMTLASIKGGVGKSTSSIIFSILLAQKYKVLLIDMDPQASVTSYFSDILDDQNVDIISKNIYEVLTDRIDIDLSILKINENLSLLPSHLYLYLFYDDNMPFKETRLQDNLKLLDNSYDYIIIDTSPSLGIILTNVLVVSDYVIVPMTAQKWSIESLQLLGFALKRLKLQVPVFPVVTNFKRNNTYKHLLDIISKDTNFLGVIPEREDLNKRIAQNNIFDLNKDYIKEYQIALERFFQLSENRVTL, encoded by the coding sequence ATGGATAAAAAAAAGACAAAAATAATGACTTTGGCATCAATCAAGGGAGGTGTTGGAAAGAGTACAAGTTCTATTATATTTTCAATATTATTGGCTCAAAAGTATAAAGTTCTTTTGATTGATATGGATCCTCAGGCATCAGTTACTAGTTATTTTTCTGATATCTTGGACGATCAAAATGTAGATATTATAAGTAAAAATATTTATGAAGTGTTAACGGATAGGATAGATATTGATTTATCTATATTAAAAATAAATGAAAATTTAAGTTTGTTGCCTAGTCATTTATATTTGTATCTCTTTTATGATGATAATATGCCTTTTAAAGAGACGAGATTACAGGATAATTTAAAATTATTGGATAATTCTTATGATTATATAATAATCGATACAAGTCCTAGTTTAGGTATTATTTTAACTAATGTTTTGGTTGTTAGTGATTATGTAATAGTTCCTATGACAGCTCAAAAATGGTCTATTGAAAGTTTGCAACTTTTAGGATTTGCTTTAAAAAGATTGAAATTACAGGTACCTGTTTTTCCAGTAGTGACAAATTTTAAAAGGAATAATACCTATAAACATTTGTTAGATATTATAAGCAAAGATACTAATTTTTTGGGAGTAATACCAGAACGTGAGGACTTAAATAAGAGAATAGCTCAAAATAACATTTTTGATTTAAATAAAGATTATATCAAAGAATATCAAATAGCACTTGAACGATTTTTCCAGTTATCGGAAAATCGTGTAACTTTATGA
- a CDS encoding DUF226 domain-containing protein, whose product MDSVLERLREKKIEIKAKRDKSIFVKIENKNDRMLYHTKIMKDLYVFESNRNHKSKFFISFRELFNQEKIESFHLFPIKEKDKFLGIFYGYSKPIKNVVRRYEENGIMKASTFSIVYYIEFRFKKGSIFCYLRGFSYLLRKDKVGTKYYNSLIEKLSTLEIQVYEFYDKKLSDGGFINKWIKKRQK is encoded by the coding sequence ATGGATAGCGTATTAGAGCGTCTTAGAGAAAAAAAAATAGAAATTAAAGCAAAAAGAGATAAATCTATTTTTGTCAAAATAGAAAATAAAAACGACAGAATGTTATATCACACTAAGATCATGAAGGATTTGTATGTATTTGAAAGTAATAGAAACCATAAAAGTAAATTTTTTATTTCATTTAGAGAACTATTTAATCAAGAAAAAATAGAATCGTTTCATTTATTTCCTATAAAAGAGAAAGATAAATTTTTGGGTATTTTTTATGGATATAGTAAACCAATAAAAAACGTCGTAAGGAGATATGAAGAAAATGGTATTATGAAAGCGTCTACATTTTCTATAGTTTATTATATAGAATTTAGATTTAAAAAGGGAAGCATATTTTGTTATTTAAGAGGATTTTCTTACTTATTAAGAAAAGATAAGGTAGGTACTAAATATTATAATTCTTTGATAGAAAAACTTTCAACTTTAGAGATACAAGTATATGAATTTTATGATAAAAAGTTATCGGACGGAGGGTTTATAAATAAATGGATAAAAAAAAGACAAAAATAA